TTTCCAGATCTCTGACCTCCTGCTTTTATGTGGCTGTCAGAGAGGGGGTGTTTGGTTCCAGCTGAATCCTTTGATTTGTCACAGTGCTTTTAAACCCGTGGGTTGGGTGAGGTGTCCATGGAACTGACATGGTGGGGTGTGGGACTCAACAGATAGGGGCATACAGAAATCCATGAGGGAAAAAAGTGGTGGGGGGCATTTTGAAGAGAGCCATAATCAGTGGGGCAGTTACCCAAGGGTGAAATCTTTAGGCCAAAAtaagttttccttttaaatgacAAGCTCTACAGAGCACAAGCTGGAAGTTTGAAGGCGTTGCCTGAATGGCCTTCTCTTGCCCTGTACTCTGCAGGGTAGGCAGGGTGGAGgcagtgctgctttctgaaAGGCCATGTGttcagagagctgcaggttAACACTGCTGTGGCTCCTTGGCTTGCAGGTCCATCACCAGAGCCTACTACAGGAACTCGGTCGGAGGACTCCTCCTCTTTGACATTACAAACCGCAGGTCTTTCCAGAACGTCCACGAGTGGCTGGAGGAGACCAAGGTGCACGTGCAGCCCTACCAGATCGTCTTTGTTCTGGTGGGTCACAAGTGTGACCTCGACACGCAGCGGCAGGTGACCCGGCACGAGGCAGAGAAGCTGGCGGCTGCCTACGGCATGAAGTACATCGAGACCTCGGCTCGGGATGCCATCAACGTGGAGAAGGCCTTCACCGACCTGACCCGGGATATTTACGAGCTGGTGAAAAGGGGGGACATTTCAATCcaggagggatgggaaggggTAAAGAGCGGCTTTGTCCCGAACGTAGTGCACTCCTCAGAAGAAGTGGTGAAATCAGATAGAAGGTGCTTGTGCTGAGCTCCTCTAGGGAGGCCGTGGTGATGAACTCTACTAACCAAACGTTCTTTACTAAGTGAACTCAGTGTGGCAGAAGGGAGAGCCACGCTCCCGTTGTGAACAGCCTCCCACCTTGTTTTGGACACCAGGACAGACCCTGGAAAGAAATGTTCTGTTCCAAATAACCTTTCAGAACTGGGGGCTGCAAACCTGAAGGAGAGTGAGTGAGGGTGCATGTGGATGTTGTAAGGAGACAGGAAGCAGAAAGGAGGGGCTGCACAACACAGGAGAGGGTATACAGAGCTGAATGGGCTGGTACATGCCAGGGTACTGTACGTGTTCTCTTTTAACTAaacccacagctccctgctggctttTGGAGCCACAGGATGGATAACGAGTTGTCTGACAAACAGGCAGACAGAGAGAAAGCAGGAGGACATTTTGGTTTGTGTCAGCTATTTCTTTCCAGGAAGGTCTAAAGGCAGCACAGATACCATTTCCTCATAAGGTCAGTTCCACAGGAGAAGTTTACTGACATGGTATGCACACttctgagttttctttcttaTGTTCTTGAACCTAGTTCAATAGCAAAGAATATTTTGTGGGGTTTAAAGAGGAAAACAGTACTTATTTGATTGGTAATTAAGGTTTAAATTATTCCTCCCTTAACAGTGTTTTTCTTGCTGTGCTGAACCAAGACTCTAAGTGGCAACTCTTGCTGCAGTAGAGATTattcaaatgcaatttttacTCATTTGTGCCTGAGTGAGTACCTTAAAAGTATCCCAAGTTCAGTCTTTCCAGCAGAATTAAGTGATCAAGAGCATAAAGAGAGAACCATGTCCTCAGGTGTTATGTCTTAAGGCTGgggtgctgcagccaggtgggacaCACCATTTCTGTCTCACTAACAGCACTGTGCTGACCTTACCAGCCAGGTCACAAGGAGGAAtggaaaggaaggagggaaaaaagaaacccaacaaaataaaaaacttgaAAAGCTTAACTCAGGTGCATCAGACATCCTAAAAGGTGAGATTAGCtcttaaagaaattaaatagcaTCGTAAGCAACAACTTCCATCAGTACTTTCTGCTGTTAAAGTGTCATTTTCTGTCTTGGCCTCTATGGAAGAGAACTGGCACTGGGAAGGTGGAACACACAGCAGAAGTGTCTGAGCAGGTGGGAAGGAAAGCCTCAAGACACACTCAAGagtaaaatttgttttcctccatGTTTTAGTTTGACAAAAGAGGATCCATCTCAGGCTGGCCATCACGGGATGGCAGCCATGCCACAAAAGCTGTATGTAGGTggatattttctgggaatgCCATTCACCACTTAAAAGCTTTGCTTCTGCCAAATTTTAACCCAAGCTTTTGAAGTGCAATGGGGTGACTGTGCTCCTGTAGCAAATTAGGGAACTTCAGCCTATTGAAAGTGAGCAAACAAAACTATAGTGACTTTTTTACTTGTGTTTGAAAGCTTTATATACCAAACTGCAATGGGCAGGATGGGGGATTAGGTAAAAGCCACAGGAAGCATCTAGTGTTTATTTTTGGCCTCTGagtacagaaaaagaaaatatttgttccaGCTTTTTAATCTGCCCTGTCTACAGAAGTGCAGGTGTTGATTGCTGTTGAGTTCAGACTGTTTCTCCTTCTGAACCCATTCTCACAGTTTGCAGCAGTACATGGGCAGGTCTGTATAAAGAAAAAACCTGTGGTTTCCATAGTGAAGCTgtaaaagaaacccaaaccctgAACACCTTAGTTTTTGGTGTTCTAGGAACAATTTCAGTTCCTGGGCTCTGAAGAGGAGCAGTAGCGCTGCACCtgctgggagggcacagggagcaaaTGCCAGGAAGGGGGGTGGCAGTGGCCTGCTGCTTCTTGGTGAGCTTGTCACTGCTGGAATAGGCTGTGAGTGCATCCAACAGCTCGTGCTGAAGGCCAGGGAATGCCAGGCACTTGTGGTTGAGTTGAGTGCCctgaagattaaaaagaaaagtatgcCCTTTACAAAATCTGTTTCTGGGTGAGCAGAGGTGGGTGCAGGGAGCACTCAAGGAActgggcagctgccagggcagagtgAGGGGTTTGCTCAGACCAGCTCAGTCAGTTGCATTTCACaaaggcagggacagacagcaCCAAAGGTTCAGTTTCTTTGTTCCCTGGATGGAAAGTCCACCTAGCAGCTGCTTCAGCTTTTCAGGGGCCAGCTGGACACTAGGTGTGTCTGGGGGTGTCTGGCTGAGCTCCCAGGGGCACATAGCCAGAGTGTGACATGAGGGACAGTGAGGAGTTGGATCAGACATTTTAGCAATAGTCAAATTCTGTAATTCCCTGTGTGAGAGCCTGGCCAGAGGGGAAAGATCACTTTTCATGAGACAGACAATATTGCATTTAATGGGTTTTGGACATTCCCCTTTACTGCTCCCAGGGAGAAATTCCAGAAAGCCTAAGCCAGTAAGTGCATTCTGGCCTTCAGAGTAAATCTTCAATTTAAATACAGAAGTGTTGTACTTCTAAAGAGGAACAGTACAGAAGAAAATGTACATGGTCTTAACTTTAGAGTTAATAAATTGTTATATTAAATGATAGAGAAATCATTATCTACATCTTTTTCTAATTCCTTGCATTTTCTAGACAGCTTATTAAAAGATAGGAAATGTAGATTCATCTGTACAAAATTTGGAATGTTTTTTCTAAGATGAAGAACTTATTGGATATGCTAAGAATTCTTTTCTAACAACTGGTTTTAATGCTTTGACTTAGAGGGACTTTGAGAAATCAGAAGGTGATACCTCTCACAGGCAAAAGGTCAGGAGCTCTTTTACTCTAGggcaaaaagaggaaaaaaaaagcaaaagctaaCTTTCTGTGGTGTCTACCACATGTTAAAAACAATCTGCATGTTAAACTGAACTTGCTCAGAACCTCCAGAATAAAAGCATACTTTACACTGTCCTCGCTTTGTTATGCACTGTaaggaaatgtgaaaataatGCTGTATTTAGCTGTCTGTATGTGAATGAAAATATGCTTGTATTTAGCAAAATGGTTACTACGTGATAATGTGAAATTCAAAACTTGTAAAGAaactttggtgttttttttttcccccttccccctgcccatTCTCTCTTAGTGtgttccctgctccctgtccctgctctgtattccagccagggctggatccACCATTCCCAGGCACTGCCTCACAGCCACTGGACAGAACCTGCTCACTCTGCAAAGCCTGTCCTCTGCCTTGCTGAGAAAAGCCAGACCAGCTCCTCTGAGAGAACAccaccccctgctcccagcagttgCAGCCACCATAGCCTTGGCCCCTCCAGGAGGCCTCTGCAGGTCTGGTGGCAACAGCAAAGGGCAGAGCAGACCCAGGCAAGGATTAGTCATGGAGCTCATCTGGGAGTTCTGGGTATATTTTTACCTCAGATCAAACACACAAACGCCAAACCCTGAGTTATGATGGCCACAGCCACCTCCCATTCCCCAGGAACCAGAGCCCTTTGAACACAGGAGCCATTTCAGCTCCAAGGCTGTCACCCTGTCCTCTCTGACAcgaggcagcagcttcctggcAGCGGCATAGGCGCAGATGTTGCTCGgttctgcttttgctgtgcaAAAATGCTTAACTGGTCGTTTCGTTGTGCACAACAAAGGCAGGCAATTGCTGCCTTAGGACCAGCCAGGGGTGGGGGGTGGAGGAGCACAGCCTGTTGGGATCTCATTATtccaaactgaagaaaaaactgagagaaatcaggctgcatgtgcagctgccTTTCCATCATTGCTaatgctagaaaaaggaaatggagCAGCAGTCTGCAGCCTGAccagtgccacatcctgctgctgtggcacacaCCTGTTGGAGAACACAGCAGGGCTCCACgttcctgtgctgcagccacagacaCTGAAACAACAGCATCGCCctggggaaggaagagaagagcCCAGGCACTTACTGCTGACCAGGGCTAAGGGTTTACCTgctctctgcccttccctggagctCACTTTTTGACAGGCACAGTGCTGGTAAATCACTTGCTTTCAGTCACCAATTCAGATGTGCTGACTCACACTCCCTCTTTCATTCACACCAGCATCGAGCAGCCACACTTTTCACTCTGTTGCTTCCACGGAATTTTTCACCCCCCACGCCAAGTTAAGGGAGGGAAACATAGAAGATCACACATCACATTCATGACtttcacacaaagaaaaatgcacaaaaacaGCTGTTTGCCACAACTGTTTAGTTTTACTATTTTAATATCATGAaataaaagtacaaaaaaatttACAGGTATATTGTTTCTTACATGAAGATTGAACAGTTaacatttgcatttattttgcaGTGAAACCTGTACTCTCAGTCACAGAATGTGATTATTAGCCACTGACATCACCACTGAGCAtttcattttagaaagaaaatgcaaaggtAAGAGGCAACAATCTCGCAAGGCTTCGTAAGGACCAAAAAATACTCCAACTGTACCAGCAGAAGTCATGTTCCAGTCAGCCATCCTGACCTAACCCAGGTTTCCCACCTGGGAGGCTGTGTTCAGACATTTGGACTGGACATCTGGGCCAAGGGGCTGGAAATGGGAGGCTCTCACAAGCTGGGGGCTCTTGGGTCCTTGTTCAGTGCCTTCCCCAAAATAACCAACGTGGGCACACGTATGGAAAACAAGGGGTGAGGCCTGCAGGCCTGAcatgccctgtgctgctcactCCTTTTCCACTGCTCTGAGGACAAATCACAAACTGCTGCCTGTGAAGTGCTGAGAGCTCAGTGACAGGCAGTCAGCTAACCCAGAGTTACCACAAGTTTATCCAAAGTGGATGCTCAGGAATGCCTGCAGGCTGGTGCTGCCATTAACTGATTGAAACAAACCCCAAGATTCCACtctatttttgttgtttcctAGAACATTACAGCTGCACATCTTCCCAGCCCAAGTCAAAGTCAACTCCATCAGCTGTacagagatgaaaaagaaaaaccctgcATTGCCTTAGCCTGTGAACATGTCAGGCTCCATTTCATACATGCCCCTCAGCTTTTCAGACAGGCTTTCaggtaaaaattatttatgatgGATTGGTCTGGTCAAAATACTACATCCTTTGCTGGACATCCTTTGCGGTGCCTTTTCAAATAATTCATTTCATGAAGCATGCATGAAACCAAATTTTGAgtttacaaataaataaaatggtgCTCACCATtagtttttatatattttaccATTTACTGAAATGCTGAAAGTAACTCAGTCCTGAATGAGGTTTGGGGggtgtttaaataaaaaatacttggAAATTGAAACCACATTTAAAATTGGAAAAACTATGCTTTGTTTTTGGATGGGTCTTGCTTGTTTCTTCTCTTTACGTCCCAATTATAAACTCTAGCCATATCTGAGGGTGTGGAATTAAGGAAACAGCTTTCTCATGCTatcagaaaagagaaacaaaaagatttttaaaaaaggagaaagagcagtTTACGGAGTTGGCCACTTAGTTACAACAGTCAGTACAGAAACCATTTCATGAAAGGGCTGACTTGGTGCAGAGCTTCAGCACTGGTAACTGTTGGTAACTGCAGTATTTAGGTCATTACttaaaaaacctccaaaaagaTATTGCAGAGAAACACAGTTTTAGTTTTGCCTCTTTGCTGATTTCAGTCAAGCTGCCCACATCAGCTGTATTTGCCTCTTTCAGGCATCCCAAACTCCTGCTGCACTAAGACAGCTCAAGTATCAACTTGAAAGAACAAGCAGTTGTGCCTTCATGAAACAAAATCTAATGCTTCAGTTCATGGCTACACTcattaaaatagtttttaactAGAAAGCATAAAGAACAACCCCACACACCCAGGAGGTGGTTCATGACAgtataaagaaattttaaaaacactgagCACAGCCCAAGCCAGCCCCTTgcttgctgcagcagggcttgtgCTGCTTAGAGGCAGCTGCAAAGGCTGTGATGGGCAACAAAGAACAATGTTCACATGCTCTAGAGGAAGGTCACTGTGCTTTAAGGTGGTCACCTGGGCATCAACCCAACCTTCCAACTCACTCTGCAGTCAGTTTGGGTTGCAACCACTGCACTAGATTTCACGAGGACATCTACACAAGTTTTGTTACCTCTCACACACCAACCTCCAACTTAGCCCTACCAACACAATATTCCATTGCATTGCTAGGACAGTTAAGTTCACAGGTGCTACAGAATTTTGAGGCAGCCAGTCTTAGATAAAAACACATCAGAAAGTTGGTTGTTACCTGGATGGCTTTCAGATACATCTCCTCCCCCCATGAATGAAAAGGATACTGACTTCTGTAGTGGTAAACTGATCTCTGAGAAAATCCAGGTCTTCCTCTAGAAGATCGAGGTTTTTTGTGGCTGTTGACAAATTCTTCTCTAACAGAGCCTGAGCTTCATCAATATCATATTCAAGCATCACATTGgcctgaaaaagaaagattgatAAAAGCTTTTTATCTTGCATTGTAAGGACTAAGCCCCACCAAGTGTATTTTAGGCTGTTCAAAACTAATCATGTTAACAACAGACTGTCCTGTCAGGCTAAGACAAGATTCAAGACAGGCAATGTCCAAATCCACTTGAGGCCTCCACTCCTTCAGTAACTGAATAATAAATCTCCCTAGTGACTAAAAGTTAAGCTCTCTTCCTTTAGCTAAGCAAGAAGGGATTTCACATTCAGCCTTTTAGGTATTAGCATCTCATCCTCAACATATTTGAAAAGTGAGAGACCTTACATTTCTTAGCATCACCTTTCAGGTGCCACACAACTCTAGAAACAGTTTTTCTTGGATTCAAGATGAACCTCAGGCTCTGTGTGGAACACTGACAAACAGCTGGCACTGTCAGCAACAAGAGCTACTACAGGTATTAGAGATACAACAGGTATAAAAGTCCTCTCTGATAGGGGTGTGGTGATGGTTTTTAATCCAGACATGGTTGTTTCAGTAAGAAGCTACCACAGGACAAGATAAAAGAACAGTATCAGGTGAAAATGCACCAATGAAACTTTGTCCTATTCAAGAACTGTGCCCTGAATGGAGCCACAGTCTGTGACTGACAGGATCCCACAGAAGGCTACActgagctgccagagctgcataAACTGTTCTTTAAAGCAAGTGGAGGACAGAGATCCCCAGTaacagtgacacacacagccCAACACAGAGTGTAGGCAACAAGCAGGAGAAAGGCAGAAGGCCAAGAACACCTAAATAAAATTAACTGTGTGTGGCATTTCGTTGCAGCTTTTCAGTGTGAACTGTCAATAAGATGAACCTTCTCTGATGTTCTGTTAGAAAATAAACCTGGGATGTTCCATGAAAGTCAGTGTTTATGAATTCTGAAGACAGCTTCCTTACAGTAACAGCTATCAAAAacgttttttctttttatgataGAAGTGGGAAAGGTTGGGAGCAACTGTCCAATTAGGCTGGATGGTTCATGTGTCAGCAGTGTTTCTGTCCTAACCAAGAGGTTTTGTTTGGCAGCCAACACTGGGATTTAGGAACATCCATGATTTAAAAGTCTCAAAATAAGCATAAGCAGGTTAATCTCCCCATATAATGAAGCCTCTAAATACAAAAT
This sequence is a window from Haemorhous mexicanus isolate bHaeMex1 chromosome 14, bHaeMex1.pri, whole genome shotgun sequence. Protein-coding genes within it:
- the RAB39B gene encoding ras-related protein Rab-39B encodes the protein MEAIWLYQFRLIVIGDSTVGKSCLIRRFTEGRFAQISDPTVGVDFFSRLVEIEPGKRIKLQIWDTAGQERFRSITRAYYRNSVGGLLLFDITNRRSFQNVHEWLEETKVHVQPYQIVFVLVGHKCDLDTQRQVTRHEAEKLAAAYGMKYIETSARDAINVEKAFTDLTRDIYELVKRGDISIQEGWEGVKSGFVPNVVHSSEEVVKSDRRCLC